Proteins encoded in a region of the Streptomyces akebiae genome:
- a CDS encoding PDR/VanB family oxidoreductase, with protein sequence MTSPSTAALAALPLGTAAATTTPAPRDTEYDGTVTVLSRKPAADGVTSLVLAPRDGVPLPRWQPGAHIDVVLPTGTVRQYSLCGPTAVTDCWRIAVLREPAGRGGSQWIHDEVREGSELRIRGPRNNFPLRKASRYLFVAGGIGITPLLPMIGEAYAAGAEWSLLYGGRSRASMAFLSELAGYGERVTVRPQDEYGLLDLAGHLGEPDPSALVYCCGPAGLIDAVEAHCATWPAGSLHVERFAATPGQHPGDGEGDEPFEVELRSSGVTLTVRPGQSVLGAVAAAGAPVMSSCEEGICGSCETAVLAGEIDHRDSLLTDDERAAGDTMLICVSRARGGRLVLDL encoded by the coding sequence ATGACGAGCCCGTCGACCGCCGCCCTGGCCGCGCTCCCGCTCGGGACGGCCGCGGCCACGACCACCCCGGCGCCACGCGACACCGAGTACGACGGCACAGTCACCGTGCTGTCCCGCAAGCCGGCGGCGGACGGCGTCACGTCCCTGGTGCTCGCACCGCGCGACGGCGTACCGCTGCCGCGCTGGCAGCCGGGCGCACACATCGACGTCGTCCTCCCCACGGGCACCGTCCGCCAGTACTCGCTGTGCGGTCCGACGGCCGTCACCGACTGCTGGCGCATCGCGGTGCTGCGGGAGCCCGCCGGACGCGGCGGATCGCAGTGGATCCACGACGAGGTCCGCGAGGGGAGCGAGCTGCGGATACGCGGCCCGCGCAACAACTTCCCCCTGCGGAAGGCCTCGCGGTACCTGTTCGTCGCCGGCGGCATCGGCATCACCCCACTGCTGCCGATGATCGGCGAGGCCTACGCGGCGGGGGCCGAATGGTCCCTGCTCTACGGGGGTCGGAGCCGGGCGTCGATGGCGTTCCTGTCCGAGCTGGCGGGCTACGGCGAGCGCGTGACCGTACGGCCGCAGGACGAGTACGGCCTGCTGGACCTCGCCGGCCACCTCGGCGAACCCGATCCCTCCGCCCTGGTGTACTGCTGCGGCCCGGCCGGTCTGATCGACGCGGTCGAGGCCCACTGCGCCACCTGGCCGGCGGGATCGCTCCACGTGGAGCGGTTCGCCGCGACGCCGGGGCAGCACCCGGGTGACGGCGAGGGCGACGAGCCGTTCGAGGTGGAGCTGCGCTCGTCCGGGGTGACGCTCACCGTGCGGCCGGGACAGTCGGTGCTCGGGGCCGTGGCAGCGGCGGGCGCACCGGTCATGTCCTCCTGCGAGGAGGGCATTTGCGGCTCCTGCGAGACCGCCGTCCTGGCGGGCGAGATCGACCACCGGGACTCCCTGCTCACCGATGACGAGCGGGCCGCCGGCGACACCATGCTGATCTGCGTCTCCCGCGCCCGCGGCGGCCGCCTCGTCCTGGACCTCTGA
- a CDS encoding protocatechuate 3,4-dioxygenase, with the protein MSTRTPHITGTYVFDTADNRRGWALNRLCGSLKDADNRVRFSADEGAYCEAYGLTAEQREAVLGRDWTRMLELGGSIFYVFKLAVLDQKSMQYLGGVFTGMTTEEFAQALEAGGRSFG; encoded by the coding sequence ATGTCGACCCGCACACCCCACATCACGGGTACCTACGTCTTCGACACCGCCGACAACCGTCGAGGGTGGGCGCTGAACCGGCTCTGCGGCTCGTTGAAGGACGCCGACAACCGCGTGAGATTCAGCGCGGACGAGGGGGCGTACTGCGAGGCGTACGGACTCACGGCCGAGCAGCGCGAGGCGGTCCTGGGCCGGGACTGGACGCGGATGCTGGAGCTGGGCGGCTCCATCTTCTACGTCTTCAAACTCGCGGTGCTGGACCAGAAGTCCATGCAGTACCTCGGGGGCGTGTTCACCGGCATGACCACCGAGGAGTTCGCTCAGGCACTGGAAGCGGGAGGGCGGAGCTTTGGCTGA
- a CDS encoding response regulator encodes MLIVDDHAVVRRGIRAYLEVLDDMEVAAEAADGQEALARLDAMAAHGELPDVVLIDLLMPRMDGSTAIGLIKEQHPGVRVVVLTSFGEMERVHAALAQGAEGYLLKDADAGEVVSAIRAAAGGEVFLDPAVARGLTQKIVAPPTGLAALTGRERDVLVLVAEGRSNQQIADELVISERTARTHVSNVLRKLRLTSRTQAALFAVRQGLVPPRG; translated from the coding sequence GTGCTGATCGTGGACGACCACGCCGTCGTACGCCGTGGCATCCGCGCCTACCTGGAAGTCCTGGACGACATGGAGGTCGCCGCGGAAGCGGCCGACGGGCAGGAGGCGCTCGCCCGGCTGGACGCGATGGCGGCCCATGGCGAGCTGCCGGACGTGGTGCTGATCGACCTGCTCATGCCCAGGATGGACGGCTCCACCGCGATCGGGCTGATCAAGGAGCAGCACCCCGGGGTACGGGTCGTGGTGCTCACCAGTTTCGGCGAGATGGAGCGCGTCCACGCCGCCCTCGCGCAGGGGGCCGAGGGTTATCTGCTCAAGGACGCGGATGCCGGCGAGGTGGTCTCCGCGATCCGCGCGGCGGCAGGGGGAGAGGTCTTCCTCGATCCCGCGGTGGCCCGGGGGCTCACCCAGAAGATCGTGGCGCCACCGACCGGGCTCGCCGCGCTCACCGGCCGCGAGCGTGATGTCCTCGTCCTCGTCGCCGAGGGGCGGTCCAACCAGCAGATCGCCGACGAGCTGGTGATCAGCGAGCGCACGGCCCGTACGCACGTGAGCAACGTGCTGCGCAAACTCCGGCTCACGTCACGTACCCAGGCGGCGCTGTTCGCCGTACGGCAGGGACTGGTACCGCCGCGCGGCTGA
- a CDS encoding SDR family NAD(P)-dependent oxidoreductase produces MTTRSARVAVVTGAAGGLGGPIVRRLAADGCTVAALDITEPDDTAGSGDGAGITGVRAWRCDVSDPAATRRTVEEIAETYGGVDVLVNNAGLLSGRSGLLEATPQELHRFFAVNAVGPLLMVQACVPWLVKSAHRGRVINVASRTFFTGSPGQLAYVASKGALIGMTRVMARELGEHGITVNAVAPAQVATPGTRAHSGDEVFAATMRQQAIREYVTPEHFAGLVSYLASPDAAMVTGQTLVCDGGGLLH; encoded by the coding sequence GTGACCACGCGGAGCGCTCGGGTCGCGGTGGTCACGGGCGCGGCGGGCGGGCTCGGCGGGCCCATCGTGCGCCGGCTGGCCGCCGACGGGTGCACCGTCGCCGCCCTGGACATCACCGAACCGGACGACACGGCGGGGTCCGGCGACGGGGCGGGGATCACCGGCGTACGGGCCTGGCGTTGTGACGTCAGTGACCCGGCCGCCACGCGCCGTACCGTCGAGGAGATCGCGGAGACCTACGGCGGCGTGGACGTCCTGGTCAACAACGCGGGCCTGCTGTCCGGCCGGAGCGGTCTGCTGGAGGCCACTCCGCAGGAACTGCACCGCTTCTTCGCCGTCAACGCCGTCGGCCCGCTGCTCATGGTGCAGGCGTGCGTGCCGTGGCTGGTCAAGAGCGCACACCGGGGTCGGGTGATCAATGTCGCCTCCCGCACCTTCTTCACCGGCTCACCGGGCCAGCTCGCCTACGTCGCCAGCAAGGGCGCGCTGATCGGCATGACGCGGGTGATGGCGCGAGAACTGGGCGAGCACGGGATCACCGTCAACGCGGTGGCCCCTGCCCAGGTCGCCACCCCCGGCACCAGGGCCCACTCCGGCGACGAGGTCTTCGCCGCGACCATGCGGCAGCAGGCGATCCGGGAGTACGTCACCCCGGAGCACTTCGCGGGGCTCGTCTCCTATCTGGCCTCGCCGGACGCGGCCATGGTCACCGGTCAGACGCTCGTCTGCGACGGCGGTGGACTGCTGCACTGA
- a CDS encoding aromatic ring-hydroxylating dioxygenase subunit alpha — MLSSHVRNGWYLGAWSDEIGRTLTRRWITDIPVCFYRLPDGSVTAVEDRCPHRKYPLSLGHLDDEGTLQCDYHGYRFDGQGVCVGVAEQADRPKAALRRFPLVEKDGAIWIWPGEADLADASLLPDTSWLTDPRWTHVHGVVPLKARHLLLVENLLDLTHETFLHPTSIGNAAVAATPIDVTVDGDRVGFSRRMVGIEAPPFYEKSCGLTSPVDRWQDGEFHPPGIFVLHIRVAATGTEEPEGFHMKVLYGMTPALGNETHDFYALARDYLIDDEDLTEFQHKQQLAVMQEDVDALEAQELMYATDPGGTAESSIRSDLAALRGRRALAKMLAREQRGNVPA; from the coding sequence ATGCTCTCCTCACACGTGCGCAACGGCTGGTACCTGGGAGCCTGGTCCGACGAGATCGGCCGGACGCTCACCCGCCGCTGGATCACGGACATCCCGGTCTGCTTCTACCGGCTGCCCGATGGCAGCGTGACCGCCGTCGAGGACCGCTGCCCCCACCGCAAGTACCCGCTGTCCCTGGGCCACTTGGACGACGAGGGCACCCTCCAGTGCGACTACCACGGTTACCGCTTCGACGGGCAGGGCGTGTGCGTCGGCGTCGCCGAGCAGGCCGACCGGCCCAAGGCCGCCCTGCGCCGCTTCCCGCTGGTCGAGAAGGACGGCGCCATCTGGATCTGGCCCGGCGAGGCCGACCTGGCCGACGCGAGCCTGCTGCCCGACACCTCGTGGCTGACCGACCCGCGCTGGACCCACGTACACGGCGTCGTACCGCTGAAGGCGCGCCATCTTCTGCTGGTGGAGAACCTGCTCGACCTCACGCACGAGACCTTCCTGCACCCGACGAGCATCGGCAACGCGGCCGTCGCCGCCACGCCGATCGACGTCACCGTGGACGGCGACCGGGTCGGCTTCAGCCGTCGCATGGTCGGCATCGAGGCCCCGCCGTTCTACGAGAAGTCCTGCGGACTGACCTCACCGGTGGACCGCTGGCAGGACGGCGAGTTCCACCCGCCCGGCATCTTCGTCCTCCACATCCGCGTCGCGGCCACCGGCACCGAGGAACCGGAGGGCTTCCACATGAAGGTGCTGTACGGCATGACGCCCGCGCTCGGCAACGAGACCCACGATTTCTACGCCCTGGCCCGCGACTACCTCATCGACGACGAGGACCTCACCGAGTTCCAGCACAAGCAGCAGCTCGCGGTGATGCAGGAGGACGTCGACGCCCTGGAGGCCCAGGAGTTGATGTACGCCACGGACCCGGGCGGCACCGCCGAGTCCAGCATCCGCTCCGATCTGGCCGCCCTGCGCGGACGCCGGGCGCTGGCGAAGATGCTGGCCCGCGAACAGCGAGGGAACGTTCCGGCATGA
- a CDS encoding alpha/beta hydrolase produces the protein MSVFVLLHGAWHGGWVWQRVAPRLRAAGHEVHAPTLTGVSDRAHLLSPQVGLATHIQDVVALIEAHDLRDVVLVGHSYAGQVVTGVADRVPERLSRRLYLDAFVGADGDAAIDLLPATVAGHYRESVAGPGFGWLIPVRSLSVLGVEEQSDLDWLGPRLSPHPWLTYTEPLRLTGKADQVPGVFVECTDWMRVFTPHAERAAARGWPVHEIATGHEAMVTAPGELADVLLDLA, from the coding sequence ATGAGCGTCTTCGTCCTCCTGCACGGAGCCTGGCACGGCGGATGGGTGTGGCAGCGCGTGGCCCCGAGACTGCGCGCCGCCGGGCACGAGGTGCACGCCCCCACCCTCACCGGGGTGAGCGACCGTGCCCACCTGCTCAGTCCCCAAGTGGGCCTGGCGACGCACATCCAGGACGTCGTGGCCCTGATCGAGGCCCACGACCTGCGGGACGTCGTGCTCGTCGGGCACAGCTACGCCGGTCAGGTCGTCACCGGGGTCGCGGACCGCGTTCCGGAGCGGCTGTCCAGGCGGCTCTACCTCGACGCCTTCGTCGGTGCCGACGGGGACGCGGCGATCGACCTGCTGCCCGCCACCGTCGCCGGGCACTACCGGGAGTCCGTGGCCGGGCCCGGCTTCGGCTGGCTCATCCCGGTACGCTCACTGAGCGTTCTGGGTGTGGAGGAACAGTCGGACCTGGACTGGCTCGGGCCCCGGCTGTCCCCGCACCCGTGGCTGACCTACACCGAGCCGTTGAGGCTGACCGGCAAGGCCGACCAGGTGCCCGGTGTCTTCGTCGAATGCACCGACTGGATGCGGGTGTTCACCCCGCACGCCGAGCGCGCCGCCGCCCGGGGCTGGCCGGTCCACGAGATCGCCACCGGTCACGAGGCCATGGTCACCGCCCCCGGTGAACTGGCCGACGTGTTGCTGGATCTGGCCTGA
- a CDS encoding SDR family NAD(P)-dependent oxidoreductase: MLDGRVAIVTGAGRGLGRSYARALAAAGAAVVVNDLDADVAAETVDAITAAGGTAVAHVGAVGSSEFADALVERAVAEFGRLDVMITNAGALRDRTLRNVTDEDFDLVVTSHLRGTFTCGRAAAARFREQGDGGRLILVGSPAGQRASFGQTAYSAAKGAIVAMTRTWALELGKIDVTVNAVVPTALTRMVATMPRVGDLVAKADAGEPIPEGVRRQGLGSPDDVAPLIVYLASKESGHVTGQAVAAGGDRIALWTHPAEVATQLRPGGWTTDAVSELFADAYANRLQEFRPTPLDLEAIESI; this comes from the coding sequence ATGCTCGACGGCCGAGTCGCCATCGTCACGGGTGCGGGCCGCGGCCTCGGGCGGTCCTACGCCCGTGCGCTGGCGGCAGCGGGTGCCGCTGTCGTCGTGAACGACCTCGACGCCGACGTGGCCGCCGAAACAGTCGACGCGATCACCGCGGCGGGAGGCACGGCCGTCGCCCATGTCGGCGCGGTCGGCAGCTCCGAGTTCGCCGACGCTCTGGTCGAGCGTGCCGTCGCCGAGTTCGGCCGCCTCGACGTGATGATCACCAACGCCGGCGCGTTGCGGGACAGGACCCTGCGCAACGTCACCGACGAGGACTTCGACCTCGTCGTCACCAGTCATCTGCGCGGAACGTTCACCTGCGGCCGGGCCGCGGCGGCCCGCTTCCGCGAGCAGGGCGACGGCGGCCGGCTCATCCTCGTGGGGTCACCCGCGGGACAGCGCGCCAGCTTCGGCCAGACCGCCTATTCGGCCGCCAAGGGCGCGATCGTCGCGATGACCCGTACCTGGGCTCTCGAACTCGGGAAGATCGACGTCACCGTCAACGCCGTCGTGCCGACCGCCCTGACCCGCATGGTCGCGACCATGCCCCGCGTCGGTGACCTCGTGGCGAAGGCGGACGCGGGCGAGCCGATTCCCGAGGGAGTCCGCCGCCAGGGGCTGGGCTCGCCGGACGATGTCGCCCCGCTGATCGTGTACCTGGCGTCGAAGGAGTCGGGCCATGTCACCGGGCAGGCCGTCGCCGCCGGAGGCGACCGGATCGCCCTGTGGACGCACCCCGCCGAGGTCGCGACACAGCTCCGGCCGGGCGGCTGGACCACCGATGCGGTGAGCGAGCTCTTCGCCGACGCGTACGCGAACCGACTGCAGGAGTTCCGGCCCACCCCGCTCGACCTCGAAGCCATCGAGAGCATCTGA
- a CDS encoding muconolactone Delta-isomerase family protein, producing the protein MEFLVRTENTLPPDTPDDVRESLRKGERARAQELREAGILKRLWRVPGRNATIGLYEAADPAELHDALVSLPMWKWMDITVEALATHPQEKAP; encoded by the coding sequence ATGGAATTCCTCGTCCGCACCGAGAACACCCTGCCCCCCGACACCCCCGACGACGTCCGTGAGAGCCTGCGCAAGGGCGAGCGCGCACGGGCACAGGAACTCCGCGAGGCCGGGATCCTCAAACGGCTGTGGCGGGTCCCCGGCCGCAACGCGACCATCGGGCTGTACGAGGCGGCCGACCCGGCGGAGCTGCACGACGCACTGGTGTCCCTGCCGATGTGGAAGTGGATGGACATCACCGTGGAGGCCCTGGCCACCCATCCGCAGGAGAAGGCACCGTGA
- a CDS encoding AMP-binding protein: MDVSIGTIWEAVSRALPDAVAIAEPGRELTYREFDERASRLAAALEVAGVRAGDTVACYLYNGAAYLETVFAAFKLGAVPANANYRYTGEELSELLTDADAAALVFSGALADRVTHAAAHVRTLKLLVRAGDPPAEGPAGPAVPELEELLATHPPRAARPRPGSDRLFMYTGGTTGKPKGVMWQLSDLLHSIPILRQAGVTELPKTLDEWAATAVAAHHEGRAPTTMPVVPLMHATGLFNTMGTLLVGGRAVMARQGGLDPVHVWQTLAEREIDTLLVAGNAVCRPLVDELVRAEGTGTPYDLRSLRTVLSSGTALDDRLKKALHERADVTVLDAIASSEGGPFALAVTSSVRELPARFRPVPATRVIGEGDRFVEPGSGETGILAYCGPMPLGYYKDTGKSARTFRTIDGVRYAIPGDLAQIEADGAIRFLGRGSGVINTGGEKVHPQEVEDVLLTHPEVKDCVVVGVPDETWGERVAAVVAVGPAATATGEELRDWVRRSLAGYKVPRSVVLTDVLPRTPTGKLEVAWARRTAQKAGSAGV, from the coding sequence ATGGACGTGTCCATCGGCACGATCTGGGAGGCGGTCTCCCGCGCCCTGCCCGATGCCGTCGCCATCGCCGAGCCCGGCCGCGAGCTGACCTACCGGGAGTTCGACGAGCGTGCGTCACGGCTGGCCGCCGCGCTGGAGGTCGCCGGGGTGCGGGCCGGCGACACGGTGGCCTGCTACCTGTACAACGGGGCCGCGTATCTGGAGACGGTCTTCGCGGCGTTCAAGCTCGGCGCCGTGCCGGCGAACGCCAACTACCGTTACACCGGCGAGGAGTTGTCCGAGCTGCTCACGGACGCGGACGCGGCGGCGCTCGTCTTCAGTGGCGCCCTGGCGGACCGGGTCACGCACGCCGCCGCACACGTACGGACGTTGAAGCTGCTCGTGCGGGCGGGGGATCCGCCCGCCGAAGGCCCGGCCGGGCCCGCGGTGCCCGAGTTGGAAGAGCTGCTCGCGACGCACCCGCCCCGCGCGGCCCGGCCCCGGCCCGGCTCGGACCGGCTCTTCATGTACACCGGCGGCACCACGGGCAAGCCGAAGGGTGTGATGTGGCAGCTGAGCGACCTGCTCCACTCCATCCCGATCCTCCGCCAGGCGGGCGTCACCGAACTGCCGAAGACGCTCGACGAATGGGCGGCGACCGCGGTCGCCGCCCACCACGAAGGCAGAGCGCCCACCACCATGCCGGTGGTTCCTCTGATGCACGCCACCGGTCTGTTCAACACCATGGGCACCCTGCTGGTGGGCGGCCGGGCGGTCATGGCACGGCAGGGCGGACTGGATCCGGTCCATGTCTGGCAGACGCTCGCCGAGCGCGAGATCGACACCCTGCTCGTCGCGGGCAACGCCGTCTGCCGACCGCTCGTCGACGAACTGGTGCGCGCCGAAGGCACCGGCACACCGTACGACCTGCGTTCCCTGCGCACGGTCCTCAGCTCCGGCACCGCTCTCGACGACCGGCTGAAGAAGGCGCTGCACGAACGCGCCGACGTCACGGTCCTCGACGCCATCGCCTCCAGCGAGGGCGGCCCCTTCGCCCTGGCGGTCACCTCGTCGGTACGGGAGCTGCCGGCCCGGTTCCGTCCGGTGCCCGCGACCAGGGTGATCGGCGAGGGTGACCGTTTCGTCGAACCCGGCAGCGGGGAGACCGGGATCCTCGCCTACTGCGGTCCCATGCCGCTCGGCTACTACAAGGACACCGGGAAGAGCGCCCGGACGTTCCGCACCATCGACGGGGTGCGGTACGCCATCCCCGGCGATCTCGCCCAGATCGAGGCCGACGGCGCGATCAGGTTCCTCGGGCGCGGCTCGGGCGTGATCAACACCGGCGGGGAGAAGGTGCACCCGCAGGAAGTCGAGGACGTGCTGCTGACGCACCCCGAGGTGAAGGACTGCGTCGTCGTCGGTGTCCCCGACGAGACCTGGGGCGAGCGGGTGGCTGCCGTCGTCGCGGTCGGACCGGCCGCCACCGCCACCGGCGAGGAACTGCGCGACTGGGTCCGGCGCAGCCTCGCCGGTTACAAGGTCCCGCGGTCCGTCGTGCTGACGGACGTCCTGCCCCGTACGCCGACGGGCAAGCTCGAAGTCGCCTGGGCCAGGAGGACGGCCCAGAAGGCCGGTTCGGCGGGAGTCTGA
- a CDS encoding class III extradiol dioxygenase subunit beta, with translation MTWGLATSHVPSIGAAMDRGKTADPYWKPLFDGYAPAREWMARHTPDVAVVVYNDHANAVDLSVTPTFAIGAAASYEVADEGWGSRPVPTVVGAPEFSDHLVESLIDSSFDITVFQDLAVDHGLTVPLSVYCPDPGESWPCAVVPVLVNVIQYPQPTAARCLALGKALGEAIRSFPEDLKVAVFGTGGMSHQLAGARAGLINQDFDRMYLDAIEHDPEKLAALTREDYIREAGSEGIELIMWLIMRGALGPRIRRVHDAYHVPASNTAAGMVLFENLSPVSSERSATA, from the coding sequence GTGACGTGGGGTCTGGCGACCTCGCACGTGCCGTCGATCGGCGCGGCGATGGACCGCGGGAAGACCGCGGACCCGTACTGGAAACCGCTGTTCGACGGGTACGCGCCGGCCCGGGAGTGGATGGCCCGGCACACGCCGGACGTGGCCGTGGTCGTCTACAACGACCACGCCAACGCCGTCGACCTGTCCGTCACACCGACCTTCGCGATCGGCGCGGCGGCCTCGTACGAGGTGGCGGACGAAGGATGGGGCAGCCGCCCGGTCCCGACCGTCGTCGGCGCACCGGAGTTCTCCGACCACCTCGTCGAAAGCCTGATCGACTCCTCCTTCGACATCACGGTGTTCCAGGACCTCGCCGTGGACCACGGTCTGACCGTGCCGCTGTCGGTGTACTGCCCCGACCCCGGGGAGAGCTGGCCGTGCGCCGTCGTCCCCGTCCTGGTCAATGTCATCCAGTACCCGCAGCCCACGGCGGCCCGGTGCCTGGCCCTGGGAAAGGCCCTCGGCGAGGCGATCCGTTCCTTCCCCGAGGACCTCAAGGTCGCTGTCTTCGGCACCGGCGGCATGTCCCACCAACTCGCGGGCGCCCGCGCCGGGTTGATCAACCAGGACTTCGACCGGATGTACCTCGACGCCATCGAGCACGACCCGGAGAAGCTGGCAGCGCTGACCCGGGAGGACTACATCCGCGAGGCCGGTTCGGAGGGCATCGAGCTCATCATGTGGCTGATCATGCGCGGCGCCCTCGGGCCACGAATCCGCCGCGTGCACGATGCCTACCACGTGCCCGCCTCCAACACGGCGGCCGGGATGGTGCTGTTCGAGAATCTGAGCCCCGTCTCGTCGGAACGCTCGGCCACTGCCTGA
- a CDS encoding sensor histidine kinase has protein sequence MSAARRVAWEDVAQATVDGLAVVDCAGCFVQLNPAAVALCGERREADLIGVPAPFALMTKPTACPGLLEDQSDEQVAYWVTGSGTRREFAYRARNLPADPSLKVVSFRDVTDEEHRYRRVAAIARTSVSLASEGSLGSTLDAVARQIVRTDGLAGVQILILDSTGRELRLMGSAGLRRSDTFLDRLLECRDRGARLVMLDTLKEREPIVVPHRWAEIRSDPAWEPLHDYLGELAWDSFVSVPLTVRGRAEGVLNAYFAPGQEVGTRTLEFLAAMAEQAALAVDYATLLQRERDGARQDERQRLARDLHDSIVQQVFSIGMQANAVGVLGTRGVPVPAEAVQHFADEIGTLSRTVLADLRAMVHELRPSSTADLGLEETVHTLVKSTENRTGLDFRLRLGRGLDSIDPELAEDAYRIIAEAIHNVVKHAEATLATVRLGVHGHTLTASVSDNGRGLRDAGGRPVPPDGDRGVGAGRDGEGYGLTTMRERAERWGGTMRIRSRAPRGTTVRVVIPLPVQVPDSSPEDPDSSANTPLTVRL, from the coding sequence ATGTCCGCTGCACGGCGCGTCGCGTGGGAAGACGTGGCCCAGGCGACGGTGGACGGCCTCGCGGTGGTGGACTGCGCCGGCTGCTTCGTCCAGCTGAACCCCGCGGCCGTCGCGCTGTGCGGGGAACGTCGGGAGGCCGATCTGATCGGTGTCCCCGCTCCGTTCGCTCTCATGACGAAACCCACCGCCTGCCCGGGCCTGCTGGAGGACCAGTCGGACGAGCAGGTGGCCTACTGGGTCACCGGCTCCGGGACGCGCCGCGAGTTCGCCTACCGGGCCCGCAACCTGCCCGCCGACCCGAGCCTGAAGGTCGTGTCGTTCCGCGACGTGACGGACGAGGAGCACCGCTACCGCAGGGTCGCGGCCATCGCCCGCACCTCCGTCTCCCTGGCCTCCGAGGGATCACTGGGCTCGACCCTCGACGCCGTCGCCCGGCAGATCGTCCGGACCGACGGACTGGCCGGGGTGCAGATCCTGATCCTGGACAGCACGGGCCGGGAACTGCGGCTGATGGGCTCCGCCGGGCTACGACGCTCGGACACGTTCCTCGACCGTCTGCTGGAGTGCCGCGACCGGGGCGCCCGGCTGGTCATGCTCGACACCCTGAAAGAACGAGAACCGATCGTCGTCCCCCACCGATGGGCGGAGATCCGCTCGGACCCGGCCTGGGAACCGCTGCACGACTACCTCGGCGAACTGGCCTGGGACTCCTTCGTCAGCGTGCCGCTGACGGTGCGCGGCCGCGCCGAAGGCGTGCTGAACGCGTACTTCGCGCCGGGCCAGGAGGTCGGCACACGCACGCTGGAGTTCCTCGCCGCCATGGCCGAACAGGCCGCCCTCGCCGTCGACTACGCCACGCTGCTGCAGCGCGAACGCGACGGAGCCCGGCAGGACGAACGCCAGCGGCTGGCCCGTGATCTGCACGACTCGATCGTCCAGCAGGTGTTCTCCATCGGCATGCAGGCCAACGCGGTGGGAGTACTCGGGACGCGCGGCGTACCGGTGCCCGCCGAGGCCGTCCAGCACTTCGCGGACGAGATCGGAACGCTCTCGCGGACCGTGCTCGCCGACCTGAGGGCCATGGTGCACGAACTGCGCCCGTCCTCCACCGCCGACCTCGGTCTGGAGGAGACGGTGCACACGCTCGTCAAGAGCACCGAGAACCGGACCGGTCTGGACTTCCGGCTCCGGCTCGGGCGAGGACTGGACTCGATCGACCCCGAACTCGCCGAGGACGCCTACCGGATCATCGCGGAGGCCATCCACAACGTGGTCAAACACGCGGAGGCCACCCTTGCCACCGTCCGCCTCGGTGTCCACGGCCACACCCTCACCGCGAGCGTCTCCGACAACGGCCGCGGACTGCGGGACGCGGGCGGACGCCCGGTTCCCCCGGACGGCGACCGGGGCGTCGGTGCAGGGAGAGACGGGGAGGGCTACGGACTGACGACCATGCGGGAAAGGGCGGAACGATGGGGCGGCACCATGAGGATCAGATCGCGCGCGCCGAGGGGTACGACCGTGCGCGTGGTCATACCCCTGCCCGTACAGGTGCCGGACTCGTCCCCCGAGGACCCGGACAGCTCCGCGAACACCCCGCTGACGGTGCGGCTCTGA